A stretch of DNA from Cryptomeria japonica chromosome 4, Sugi_1.0, whole genome shotgun sequence:
AATGGATGCCGGAAGCTCTTTCAGGCCTGGTAATGCTGACAATTTTAGCATTCTTAGAAAGCTCAGTTTTCCGAGATCATATGGCAACTTTTCAACAAGATGGGAGTTGGAAACAGACCATATCTGAGCAGATGGCATTTGAAAGATGGCAGGAGGCAATTCCTCCAAGTTGCTGCAGTGCTCCAGATTAAATCCTTGTAGGTTGGCGTCATTCAATGTGGAAATATTTCCAAACCCTTCGCTTAAGCTTAAAGATAGTTTATCTAAATTTTGCATTGCTTTGCTCTGTTTCGGAATAGTGGGTGGAAGAAGCCTCTCCAAGCGAACACTTCTGAGTTGAGTGAGTGGAGACAAGGCACCTAGACCTCTTATTGTGGCCTTTTTTGAACTCAAATTACAAACGATTAAAAATTTCAGTTTTTTCATGGTTTTCAGAAATGGAGGAAGAAAGTATTCGCTTGCAGAAAAGAGTAACACCAGAACCTCTGTTTCCAGAAAATTCATCTCATACCACTGGTTCTCGGCCATAGAACCTGCATAATGATGAGATCAATCACATATGCAACAGAATTACAACATTTTATAGCGGCCCAGAATAGCAGTTCATGTAAAATTTTGATATCAAAGATATTGCTCTTCCAATTCTATCACAATGCATGAGGGCCAAaccacaaaagatgaaaaatttaataatttaaataatctgtaGAGTTTGGCACGACAAATGTCGGAATATTTCTGGGGGGATATCCTACCTGTGTATACAGAGACAATTTGAACATTAAATTGTCTATCATTAAGCATCTCCCATTTTCCCGGTAAGCTCTGCTCCTTCCTAGGCATGAGTAACTTCTTATCATGGACTAAACTGTCCCGGCTTCCCAAATACATGGCCAAATCTCGCAATATCCTGTGCTGAGAAAAGTACAGCTCGGAAGCATTTCCATAAGAAATTGTTGCTTGGCTTCTGATAATTACAAGCACCATGTCAGAacaatgtttgaaaagattgataGCAAAAAATTTAACATACATACAAGGAAAAACATTTACCCTGGATTGCTGAGTAAATTCAAGATATTTCTATTTGCAAATTCCAACAGCATAGTAAAGGCATCACGCCACTCCAGCTTTCGAACATGAACCCAAATGTCAAGCAGTGCATCAACACAAATTTTCTGGTCCTCTGGAAACGAGGCTAAATCTATGAAACATTCCCTCCCAACATCATCCAAGAAACCAATACTGATCTCTAAACATCTACGAAGCCCTTGTTTGTGATAACGGGATATTGGTTCCCCCTTGGAAAGCTTCTTCATTGTACTCTCCCAGGCCATATGAGGTTCCCCATGCAGAGAGCTACCTATAACCTTCAGAGCAAGGGGCAACTCCTTACATTCAGCTTGCACCTGCCACTCatgatattaatattttgattgatgTTCAGGGGAAGCTGGGAAGATTTGAAGAACCAAACAATTAATCACAATTTTGTATTTGAATGGTAAGAAAAGACAATACCTTCATCACTAGATTTGAATCTACGGTACTTGGAGTTGATGTCTGTCCGAAAGCCGAGAAGCAGAAAAGTGAGAGAGCATCCTTGTGTCCCAGCAATGGCAATTGATATAGTCGAGTAAAATGGTTTCTGGGTATTGTAGAACTGTCTCTGCTTGTGATAAGGGTTTTGTATCCTGGC
This window harbors:
- the LOC131074110 gene encoding putative disease resistance protein At5g47280, which translates into the protein MERFNSNGVFARVDALLKSFITAIEQLCVSDLKLPKDQQNPAFYQFVSTLNWGVELVKYCENISVLNIFRKCRYASQILNLEKEINGIVGFIPAHMLLNARNLMAELKDLYMELKPPDICSTVNESICKQASMLSKDDCRNTMTVKEIRLDNLCKSAEVKEADKFSYHNTVAVKSQFYVGLEKSTGHLKDLLLQSEVSVVGVHCMGGGGKSTLALALCDDPHIKGFFENVIFITVSESPNLKGILKTMWENIVGRNAPEFQNVESARIQLKQQLQRQSKRTLVMLDDVWSRANSEKLLFEAPGYKTLITSRDSSTIPRNHFTRLYQLPLLGHKDALSLFCFSAFGQTSTPSTVDSNLVMKVQAECKELPLALKVIGSSLHGEPHMAWESTMKKLSKGEPISRYHKQGLRRCLEISIGFLDDVGRECFIDLASFPEDQKICVDALLDIWVHVRKLEWRDAFTMLLEFANRNILNLLSNPGSQATISYGNASELYFSQHRILRDLAMYLGSRDSLVHDKKLLMPRKEQSLPGKWEMLNDRQFNVQIVSVYTGSMAENQWYEMNFLETEVLVLLFSASEYFLPPFLKTMKKLKFLIVCNLSSKKATIRGLGALSPLTQLRSVRLERLLPPTIPKQSKAMQNLDKLSLSLSEGFGNISTLNDANLQGFNLEHCSNLEELPPAIFQMPSAQIWSVSNSHLVEKLPYDLGKLSFLRMLKLSALPGLKELPASIGKLGQLEFLDISLCEGLKELPDEIGQLKKLKELNMRECSHLRILPRSVCGLGSLKHVICDEKVGHQWLRAKTFSIPDLRVEIVEAQSTFGWLDD